ATGAGAATATCCGAAAGTTCGTGACCTATATTCTTGCGAGCAACATTCCGGAGATTGTTCCTTATCTAGCTTCGGTGGTGTTTCGGATTCCGCTCCTGCTCACAATCGTTCAGATCCTGGCCGTCGATTTGGGTACCGATATGCTGCCGGCGCTAGGGCTTGGGGCGGAGCCGCCGGATGCGACGACGATGGATCGCCCGCCGAGGTCCAGAGACGAGCGTCTCTTGAATACCCGGTTGTTGGCGAGATCGTATCTGTTTCTCGGACCGATCGAAGCAGCTGCCGCCATGACCGCCGGGCTCTGGTATCTCGGTTACAACGGATGGGAGTGGGGCATCGACCTGTCGGCTACGAGCCCGCTTTACAGGCAGGCGACGACGGTGACGTTCGCCGCGATCGTCGTTTGCCAGGTGGTGAACGTCTACGCCTGCCGGAGCCAGAGGGTATCGGTCCTTTCCATGGGTCTCTTCACCAACCGTCTCATCGTCTGGGGTATCGCGGTCGAGCTTATGATTCTCGGCGTAATCGTGTATAGCCGGATGGGGCATCGCATCTTCGGGACCGACGCTTTTCCGGGTGAGTTCTGGTGGTTGCTGATCGGGTGTGCGGCGCTGTTGCTGCTGGTGGAAGAGGCGAGGAAGGGAATTGTTCGTCGTTTGGATCCGGTGAAAGGACTTCGTTACCAGGAGGGGACTGTATGAGACCAAAGGCTGCGCCACCCGCTGGGCGGCGCTCAGGACAGACGCAAAAGCAGCGAACGCGATCGACAGAGGCTAAGGTTGTAAGGGATCTCAGCGAAGAGACCGAGCGGCCGCTTGACGCCGAGGATATCGCTTTGGCCTCGCTGGACGCGCAGGTGCGGGCCAAAGAGGCAAGGTCGGATCTGGGCGCGACAGGAGGACCGGACGGGGTGGTGGCTATCCATCTGTCCGGCGCTGTAATCGCGCGGCTTGAGGCGGAGGCGCGCAGGCGTGGTATCGCCGAGTCGGAGCTGATCAAGCGGGCGCTCGTGCAGTATCTGCGGATATGAAAGGTTATGCGAGATCGTACCCGCTTATAGCTCGTCATTGCGAGCGACCAACGGGAGCGCGGCAATCTCACCGTCGTTATCCTGAAAGACTGTGAGATTGCTTCGGCTTCGCCTCGCAATGACGCAGGCGGAGGACGTTCTAACCGATACACCATAAAGGAGGCTATCCCATGCTGGCCGGGTTCCCAAAGCAAGTTACACTTCAGACCGGAACGAGCGTCACGATTCGTCCGATGGTCAAAGAGGATACAAAGAGACTTCACGAATTTTTCTGCAGGCTGCCGCGCGAGGATCGTCTCTTTCTGCGGGACGATGTCTCGCTCGTGGAGGTGATCGATGCGTGGGCGGACGAGCTTGACTACGACAAGGTCCTGCCGCTCGTCGCGGAGGTGGACGACACCATCGTAGCTGACGCCACCTTGCATCGCCGAAAATTCGGTTGGACGAGCCACGTGGGCAAGGTCCGCCTGGTCGTCGATACCGACTATCGGGCACAGGGCGTCGGGACGCTGATGCTCGAGACGCTGATCGAGATCGCCAAGAAGGCCGGCCTCGGAATTCTTGTCGCCGAGATCATGGGGGGTCAGACGGAGGCGCTGAAAATCCTCAAGCGGTTAGGATTCACGAAGGAGGCGGTCTTCTACAACTATGTCAAAGACCAGATAGG
This genomic stretch from Candidatus Methylomirabilis lanthanidiphila harbors:
- a CDS encoding GCN5-related N-acetyltransferase — its product is MLAGFPKQVTLQTGTSVTIRPMVKEDTKRLHEFFCRLPREDRLFLRDDVSLVEVIDAWADELDYDKVLPLVAEVDDTIVADATLHRRKFGWTSHVGKVRLVVDTDYRAQGVGTLMLETLIEIAKKAGLGILVAEIMGGQTEALKILKRLGFTKEAVFYNYVKDQIGEEHDLVVMMKSLQIEPAMVPF